Proteins encoded in a region of the Paenibacillus sp. W2I17 genome:
- a CDS encoding FAD-binding oxidoreductase, with product MKSSTKLTGRVIYKGDPGYEAARKNWDPHTDKYPKVFVFAQKTKDVSNAIRWARENNVPIRPRSGRHALEVNLSQVNGGIVIDVSDLNSIKLDKKNGTVVVGTGNRVGRIANTLAKQGFIAPFGDSPTVGIGGITLGGGIGPLQRTIGLISDNLLEVEMVDAKGKVIRANKNHNSDLFWASRGGGGGNFGVYTRYKFKVRRAPAKATVFKITWPWAQFEKVLKVWQKWAPSVDTRLGSELSIGPKKGGNVVMEGLFLGSKTEALRLLQPITSVGTPTSSIIRLLPYTEVVKFLLQPDPTETQRYSNQFSSGFGRKPFPDQAIKSMRSFLENLEEGPGGFYFLNWGGAVSRKSPRSTAFFWRKEKFYVEWNSTWVKPSNAAKNIALTRNTRKKLQPYIVGSYINVPDQGIKNPGLVYYGANYARLRRVKAKYDPKNVFNNPQSITPARIV from the coding sequence GTGAAATCATCAACAAAGCTTACCGGACGGGTTATTTATAAGGGTGATCCAGGATATGAAGCGGCGCGTAAGAACTGGGACCCGCATACCGACAAATATCCTAAAGTTTTTGTTTTTGCCCAAAAGACGAAAGATGTATCCAACGCTATCCGATGGGCTCGTGAAAACAATGTACCGATCAGGCCGCGAAGCGGCAGGCATGCACTTGAAGTCAACCTTTCACAGGTTAACGGCGGAATTGTGATTGATGTGAGTGATCTGAATTCCATCAAACTTGATAAAAAAAATGGAACGGTTGTTGTTGGAACAGGAAACCGAGTGGGAAGAATTGCGAATACCCTTGCCAAGCAAGGATTCATAGCTCCTTTTGGTGACAGCCCTACTGTAGGGATCGGTGGAATTACATTAGGAGGGGGAATTGGGCCTCTCCAGCGTACCATCGGTCTCATCAGTGATAACCTGCTTGAGGTAGAGATGGTGGACGCCAAAGGAAAAGTGATTCGGGCTAATAAAAATCATAATTCGGATCTCTTTTGGGCCTCGCGGGGAGGGGGCGGTGGTAACTTCGGAGTATACACCCGTTACAAATTCAAAGTGCGCCGTGCTCCAGCCAAGGCGACTGTATTTAAGATTACCTGGCCATGGGCTCAATTCGAAAAAGTACTCAAAGTATGGCAGAAGTGGGCTCCCTCTGTTGATACAAGATTGGGCAGCGAGTTATCCATCGGACCGAAAAAGGGTGGCAATGTTGTCATGGAGGGGCTGTTCCTAGGATCAAAAACAGAGGCTCTTCGTCTATTGCAGCCGATTACAAGTGTTGGCACACCGACAAGCTCCATTATTCGCTTGTTACCTTACACAGAAGTTGTGAAGTTCTTATTACAACCTGATCCGACCGAGACTCAACGGTATAGCAACCAGTTCTCGTCCGGTTTTGGACGAAAACCATTCCCCGACCAAGCCATTAAATCGATGCGATCATTCTTGGAGAACCTGGAAGAGGGACCAGGCGGATTCTATTTCCTCAACTGGGGCGGAGCGGTAAGTCGTAAATCACCTAGATCTACCGCGTTCTTCTGGCGAAAAGAGAAGTTCTATGTGGAATGGAACAGTACGTGGGTCAAACCATCCAATGCCGCTAAAAACATTGCACTCACTCGGAACACGCGGAAGAAGTTGCAACCCTACATCGTGGGTTCTTACATCAATGTTCCGGATCAAGGGATCAAAAATCCCGGTTTAGTGTACTATGGAGCCAACTATGCCAGACTGCGGAGAGTCAAAGCCAAGTATGACCCGAAAAATGTGTTCAACAATCCGCAAAGTATCACTCCGGCTCGGATAGTGTAA
- a CDS encoding MarR family winged helix-turn-helix transcriptional regulator yields the protein MKLDWMGDHRELIEKIIKYGNAYSNTYKLQRNYGTDMMFSASQIQTLEYILEAEDKEEKMSEMAARLGVSRSTFSKNVKNLTEKGLLEKFHLSGNRKDIYVKPSEKGREVYAKYTEFVRELCYDEIFKYADQISEADKQNFVRIMDLFADALVWYGEKEQEARKLIRIDSDSGSD from the coding sequence ATGAAATTAGATTGGATGGGCGACCATCGGGAACTGATTGAGAAAATTATCAAATATGGTAATGCGTACTCGAACACTTACAAGTTGCAACGAAACTACGGTACAGACATGATGTTCTCGGCTTCACAGATTCAGACGCTGGAATACATTCTGGAAGCCGAGGACAAAGAAGAGAAGATGTCGGAAATGGCCGCACGCCTGGGTGTAAGCCGCAGTACATTTTCCAAGAACGTAAAGAATCTGACGGAAAAAGGCCTGCTCGAAAAATTTCATTTAAGCGGTAACCGCAAAGACATATACGTCAAACCTTCGGAGAAAGGTCGCGAGGTATATGCGAAGTACACCGAATTTGTAAGGGAGCTTTGTTATGATGAGATTTTCAAGTATGCAGATCAGATTTCAGAAGCGGATAAGCAGAACTTTGTTCGCATCATGGATCTGTTTGCCGATGCGCTCGTCTGGTATGGTGAAAAAGAACAGGAAGCGCGCAAGTTAATCAGAATTGATTCCGATTCGGGCAGCGACTAG
- a CDS encoding alpha/beta hydrolase, which produces MPKIETRIQSFDGTQLYFSKDTVENAKAAVVIVHGLAEHAGRYDYLTEKLNQRGFSVYRFDHRGHARSEGQRTFYKEFDHLIEDVHVIVEAALQESGDLPLFIIGHSMGGFATSSFGTKYPGKVKGIVLSGALTRYNTKVAGELPMDLPAGTYFPNELGSGVCSDPAVVSAYANDPLVEKQISVDLFNSLGNGITWLKENAKQFTDPVLLLHGANDGLVSEQDSRDFYGDIASTDKTLKIYAHLMHEIFNELTRDDVIEEAITWIEKRI; this is translated from the coding sequence ATGCCTAAAATCGAGACAAGAATTCAATCCTTCGACGGTACACAGCTTTATTTCAGCAAGGATACAGTGGAAAATGCAAAAGCCGCTGTCGTCATTGTACACGGACTAGCTGAGCATGCAGGGCGCTACGATTATTTGACAGAGAAGCTGAATCAGCGCGGGTTTAGCGTGTATCGGTTTGACCATCGTGGTCATGCCAGATCCGAGGGACAGCGTACGTTCTATAAAGAATTTGATCATCTTATTGAAGATGTTCATGTCATTGTCGAGGCGGCATTGCAAGAGAGCGGCGATCTTCCGCTGTTTATCATCGGACATAGTATGGGCGGTTTTGCAACCTCGTCCTTTGGAACGAAATATCCAGGCAAGGTCAAAGGCATCGTACTATCCGGAGCACTCACTCGTTACAATACAAAAGTTGCCGGAGAACTGCCGATGGATCTTCCTGCAGGCACGTATTTCCCAAATGAGCTGGGCAGCGGCGTATGCAGTGATCCCGCAGTTGTATCCGCTTACGCGAATGACCCGCTGGTTGAAAAGCAGATCTCTGTAGATTTATTTAATAGTCTGGGAAATGGCATAACATGGCTCAAGGAGAATGCCAAGCAATTTACAGATCCCGTACTTCTTCTCCATGGGGCCAATGATGGGCTGGTCAGTGAACAGGATTCCCGTGACTTTTACGGCGATATCGCTTCAACAGATAAAACACTCAAAATTTATGCTCATCTGATGCATGAGATATTTAATGAACTGACTCGTGATGATGTTATTGAGGAAGCAATTACATGGATTGAAAAACGAATCTGA